Proteins from a genomic interval of Treponema brennaborense DSM 12168:
- a CDS encoding InlB B-repeat-containing protein: MCRLWLSLLCLLSCEQPGGGEKESTYYTVTFETNGGSNIGPVTVAAGTTLAKPAEPTKSGSYFAGWYTDAAATESLYTFSKKVTADFTLYAAWSTEKLEEVNDYIQKGITYLLNKQFSEGLNMFELAYRKDPTDDKAKLYSGLTQLAMISMSDEVKTLIRDHFGMTSYPGSINALLSDSWFDTAYEDVHTVWIDEYEISATSLWSGYVRVAGRVVDTADGDVPCASVYVKSPNNTDMFINSYYYSYYYDTSFYSKYLTDIQQSDTGNYLLPVSVDPNDGSKYYNDDLGIDKPFDAKNVVCTNYCDSYKIKASNGSNYPGFTLPEWLENSEVYTNSLFKGLKTTETLSILMLANIVDLNTDGFNGLVDDLIAGVFGPTFTEACSRINSMTAAVDIPADLIGALRAEGILGTDETVKVGKDEATAIIASLKLFKGALQWLQSYNLNYDLSWTKKAFTDPASFEFDSSIDPFVQNVLSARPNGSAFMNAANATFTEALTEILTSYSNITADTNGNYPEAFKNEMEKYCDKYAEMVATVLNAIENKTKCSLGAISIDFGKFFTPGYFALTNFLTGSNGTPEFYVYVYDGYQDAFYKLTVANYKTISNSAWSYVSLAVDTSIITDVVSGVFPFDSYEYIKLVGLDDFIKSDAAVYYLK; this comes from the coding sequence TTGTGCAGATTATGGTTATCGCTTCTGTGTCTGCTTTCCTGTGAGCAGCCTGGCGGCGGAGAAAAAGAGTCCACTTATTACACTGTTACATTTGAGACAAATGGCGGCAGTAATATTGGGCCAGTAACAGTGGCAGCTGGAACAACGCTGGCAAAACCGGCTGAACCTACAAAATCGGGTTCCTATTTTGCAGGATGGTATACGGACGCTGCTGCAACAGAGTCGCTGTATACGTTTTCAAAAAAGGTAACTGCTGATTTTACGCTGTATGCAGCATGGTCAACGGAAAAACTTGAAGAGGTTAATGACTATATTCAAAAGGGCATTACTTACTTGCTGAACAAGCAGTTTTCCGAAGGGCTTAATATGTTTGAGTTGGCATATCGTAAAGATCCTACAGACGACAAAGCAAAATTGTACTCCGGTTTAACGCAGCTTGCAATGATTAGCATGAGCGATGAAGTAAAAACGTTAATTCGGGATCATTTTGGCATGACATCGTATCCCGGCAGCATAAATGCGCTTTTGTCTGACAGTTGGTTTGATACTGCATACGAAGATGTTCATACAGTTTGGATTGATGAATACGAAATAAGCGCAACATCTTTGTGGTCAGGGTATGTACGCGTGGCGGGAAGGGTAGTGGATACTGCAGACGGAGACGTTCCTTGTGCATCTGTTTATGTTAAGTCGCCTAATAATACTGATATGTTTATTAATTCGTATTATTACAGTTATTATTACGATACCTCTTTCTACAGTAAGTATCTTACGGATATACAACAGTCTGATACTGGTAATTACTTGCTGCCTGTGTCTGTAGATCCCAATGATGGAAGTAAATACTATAACGATGATTTAGGTATTGACAAGCCTTTTGATGCGAAGAATGTTGTATGTACCAATTATTGCGATTCTTACAAAATTAAAGCGAGTAACGGATCCAACTATCCGGGATTTACACTTCCTGAATGGCTTGAAAATAGTGAAGTATATACAAATTCACTCTTTAAGGGACTAAAAACGACGGAAACGTTATCCATTCTGATGCTTGCAAACATTGTTGATTTAAATACTGACGGTTTTAACGGTCTGGTTGATGATCTTATTGCAGGTGTTTTTGGCCCAACATTTACGGAAGCTTGCAGCAGAATTAATTCCATGACTGCTGCGGTCGATATTCCAGCGGATCTTATTGGCGCATTACGAGCGGAAGGAATCCTTGGAACAGATGAAACGGTAAAGGTTGGCAAAGATGAAGCAACTGCAATTATTGCAAGCCTGAAACTGTTTAAAGGTGCATTACAGTGGCTGCAGTCATATAACTTGAATTATGATTTGTCATGGACAAAAAAAGCATTCACTGACCCGGCAAGTTTTGAGTTTGATTCCAGTATCGATCCGTTTGTTCAGAATGTTTTATCCGCACGACCAAACGGCTCTGCTTTTATGAATGCTGCCAACGCAACGTTCACGGAAGCACTGACTGAAATCCTTACCTCATATAGCAATATAACGGCAGATACAAATGGAAATTATCCGGAAGCATTTAAAAACGAGATGGAAAAATACTGCGACAAATATGCTGAAATGGTAGCAACAGTTCTCAATGCGATAGAGAATAAGACAAAGTGCTCTTTAGGCGCTATCAGTATTGATTTTGGCAAATTCTTTACTCCCGGTTATTTTGCATTGACAAACTTCCTTACCGGCAGCAATGGAACACCGGAGTTCTATGTGTATGTATATGATGGTTATCAAGATGCTTTTTATAAACTGACGGTGGCAAATTATAAAACTATCAGTAATTCAGCTTGGAGTTATGTTTCTTTGGCGGTTGATACTTCTATTATTACCGATGTGGTAAGCGGTGTGTTTCCGTTTGACTCGTATGAATATATCAAGCTCGTTGGCCTTGATGATTTTATTAAGTCAGATGCAGCCGTATATTATTTGAAGTAA
- a CDS encoding NAD(P)/FAD-dependent oxidoreductase — protein sequence MERYDIAIIGTGPAGLSAALTAKIRNKKILLLGSGGISLKIRKAHTVQNYLGLPSVGGAEMEKAFRAHLADMDIAVTEARVSAVYPMDSHFGIQTSGEFYEAESVVLATGVTVAKPYPGETELLGRGVSYCATCDGPLYKKKRVAVIASSAQEETEADFLAGLAAKVYYFPLYADEVHVSAAVEVVREKPEAVIGTDTVRQLKTPNAAYDVDGVFILRESIAPSQLMPGLTVTDNHVAVNRLMETNVPGCFACGDIVGKPYQYIKAAGEGNVAALSAAAYLDRKNR from the coding sequence ATGGAACGATATGACATCGCGATCATCGGAACGGGACCGGCGGGATTGTCCGCCGCGCTTACGGCAAAAATCAGAAATAAAAAGATTCTGCTGCTCGGCAGCGGCGGCATAAGCCTGAAAATCCGAAAAGCACACACGGTGCAGAATTACTTGGGACTTCCCTCCGTCGGCGGCGCCGAAATGGAAAAAGCGTTTCGCGCTCATTTGGCCGATATGGATATCGCCGTAACCGAAGCGCGCGTCAGCGCCGTATATCCGATGGATTCCCATTTCGGCATACAAACGTCCGGAGAATTCTATGAAGCCGAATCGGTCGTTCTTGCAACCGGCGTTACCGTTGCAAAGCCCTATCCGGGAGAAACCGAACTGCTCGGCAGGGGCGTCAGCTACTGCGCGACGTGCGACGGCCCGTTGTATAAAAAAAAGCGGGTCGCCGTAATCGCTTCTTCCGCGCAGGAAGAAACCGAAGCTGATTTTCTGGCCGGCCTTGCGGCGAAAGTCTACTATTTTCCTTTATACGCGGACGAGGTTCACGTTTCCGCTGCGGTCGAAGTCGTTCGGGAAAAACCGGAAGCCGTAATCGGAACCGATACGGTGCGGCAGCTGAAAACCCCGAACGCTGCGTACGACGTGGACGGCGTGTTCATTCTGCGCGAAAGTATCGCGCCGTCGCAGCTTATGCCCGGACTGACCGTTACGGATAATCACGTCGCCGTAAACCGGCTTATGGAAACGAACGTGCCGGGCTGTTTTGCCTGCGGCGATATCGTCGGAAAACCGTATCAGTATATTAAAGCGGCGGGCGAGGGCAACGTCGCCGCGTTATCTGCGGCGGCGTATCTGGATCGGAAAAACCGCTGA
- a CDS encoding DUF1302 family protein: protein MKTIPDNRRCCRPKAAVLFRTVLLFAAAVPAAANPTVDVRFSGSVKSAAGAYIYGKENAGHLSAAKTVAAAAVDAAAGGGTLFVAADVSLDALKTDAADGITGTLREAYFSWTGTPFALRAGNGGLQAGITVGRQIHAWGKADGKRIADVLCPQDLTTLSAADYRESRLGVDAVKATISGAYFAADAYWIPVFRPSALPLENGSALANALVPKTVSLGATALPVTVGDIRKPEAALENGSYAARVGFWLPAVDFSIYGYYGYDDTPVLSYAIESDGGSPTGIGVSGTYHRYTMAGADAAVPLGSFVLRAEAAFFRGRAFALDPAAALSGAAGETTYLRKNQLAALAGVDWSYGMWTVTAQYYEDVVFGTAAALGRKTRENGATLNVSGSFLQNTLTVSLSGAVAWNDLDSCASIGADYALSDQITLTLAAAGYFPGPESDGTYGVYKNMSSVRIEGIYRF, encoded by the coding sequence ATGAAAACGATACCAGACAATCGCCGCTGCTGCAGGCCGAAAGCCGCGGTCCTGTTCCGCACAGTTCTGCTGTTTGCGGCCGCAGTTCCCGCCGCCGCGAATCCGACGGTCGACGTACGGTTTTCCGGCAGCGTCAAATCCGCCGCGGGTGCATATATATACGGAAAAGAAAACGCAGGGCACCTTTCCGCGGCTAAAACGGTTGCCGCTGCCGCTGTGGACGCGGCGGCGGGCGGCGGGACATTGTTCGTTGCCGCGGACGTGTCGCTCGACGCACTCAAAACGGACGCAGCAGACGGTATAACGGGAACGCTCCGCGAAGCGTATTTCAGCTGGACGGGCACGCCGTTCGCGCTGCGTGCGGGAAACGGCGGTTTGCAGGCGGGAATCACCGTCGGACGGCAGATCCATGCCTGGGGAAAAGCGGACGGGAAACGAATCGCGGACGTGTTGTGCCCGCAGGATCTGACGACGCTTTCCGCGGCGGACTATCGGGAAAGCAGACTCGGCGTCGACGCCGTAAAAGCCACCATTTCCGGTGCGTATTTTGCTGCGGACGCGTATTGGATTCCCGTTTTTCGCCCGTCCGCGCTGCCGCTGGAAAACGGAAGCGCACTCGCAAACGCACTCGTTCCGAAAACCGTTTCGCTCGGCGCGACAGCGCTGCCGGTTACCGTCGGCGATATCCGGAAACCCGAAGCGGCGCTTGAAAACGGCTCGTACGCCGCGCGCGTCGGGTTCTGGCTGCCTGCGGTTGATTTTTCGATATACGGATATTACGGATATGACGATACGCCGGTTCTGTCGTACGCAATCGAATCAGACGGCGGCAGTCCAACGGGAATCGGCGTTTCGGGAACGTATCACCGGTACACGATGGCGGGAGCCGACGCGGCCGTCCCGCTCGGTTCGTTCGTACTGCGTGCGGAAGCGGCGTTCTTCCGCGGCCGGGCGTTCGCACTCGACCCGGCGGCGGCGCTTTCCGGTGCGGCGGGAGAAACCACGTACCTCCGTAAAAACCAGCTGGCCGCGCTTGCCGGCGTCGACTGGTCGTACGGTATGTGGACGGTTACGGCGCAGTATTATGAAGACGTCGTGTTCGGCACTGCGGCCGCGCTCGGCCGGAAAACGAGGGAAAACGGCGCGACGCTGAACGTTTCAGGCAGTTTTCTGCAAAACACGCTGACAGTGTCGCTGAGCGGCGCCGTCGCTTGGAACGATTTGGACAGTTGCGCGTCGATTGGCGCCGATTACGCACTTTCGGATCAGATAACGCTCACGCTTGCCGCCGCCGGATATTTTCCCGGTCCCGAATCGGACGGAACCTACGGCGTGTATAAAAACATGAGCAGCGTCCGTATCGAAGGCATTTACCGTTTTTAA
- a CDS encoding outer membrane lipoprotein-sorting protein: MQSRIINRAAVCFCAMLAVAAAGISEPAAHENSEPAELTALAVMQKADSVEKGDTGTYTAVMTLTNKKGGVRVREVVCYMKDYGDTDKTVIVFRTPKDVAGVGYLMWEYEDAADGREKDADRWLYMPAMKKIRRISGSGSGDDFMGTDFTYEDIGDRGLSKDTFVLLGTENVGGTECRKVECTAKNANEKNPRRILWIRADNYLLQKAEFYDRQNNLQRTLTCSDIAMIDGIWTTGKMFMENVQTGHSTLLEMKDVRYNVDIDDSLFTAAALERGTIR; encoded by the coding sequence ATGCAATCACGTATTATCAACCGTGCGGCCGTCTGCTTTTGTGCGATGCTGGCCGTCGCCGCAGCGGGAATTTCCGAACCCGCCGCGCATGAAAATTCCGAACCCGCCGAGCTCACCGCCCTCGCGGTCATGCAAAAAGCCGACAGCGTGGAAAAAGGAGACACCGGCACGTACACGGCCGTGATGACGCTCACGAACAAAAAAGGCGGCGTACGCGTGCGGGAAGTCGTCTGTTATATGAAAGACTACGGCGATACGGACAAAACGGTTATCGTGTTCCGCACGCCCAAAGACGTGGCGGGCGTCGGTTATCTGATGTGGGAATATGAGGACGCCGCCGACGGCCGTGAAAAAGACGCGGACCGCTGGCTGTACATGCCCGCTATGAAAAAAATCCGCCGTATTTCTGGCTCGGGAAGCGGCGATGATTTTATGGGAACCGATTTTACGTACGAGGATATCGGCGATCGGGGTCTTTCAAAAGACACGTTCGTCCTTCTCGGTACGGAAAACGTCGGCGGTACGGAATGCAGGAAAGTGGAATGCACGGCGAAAAACGCAAATGAAAAAAATCCGCGTCGGATTTTATGGATCCGTGCGGACAATTATCTGCTTCAGAAAGCCGAATTTTACGATCGGCAAAACAATCTGCAACGGACACTGACGTGTTCCGACATCGCGATGATCGACGGTATTTGGACCACGGGAAAAATGTTCATGGAAAACGTACAGACCGGGCACTCCACGCTGCTCGAAATGAAAGACGTGCGCTATAACGTGGACATCGACGATTCGCTGTTTACGGCCGCGGCGCTTGAACGCGGCACGATCCGGTAG
- a CDS encoding efflux RND transporter permease subunit gives MSLSKINAWFQKAGAFQIRHRKLFLACILIVSIAGLTGLSRLRIEDNQDGWFDDTEQIQIDQDTFKAVFGNEDAVMVLVQAPDVFDPLVLDAIDRLGKRLEAEVPFADRVTSLTELSVSRGTDDGFEIVNPFEDGIPGGGRPLAELTEAERAELAEKKAFILSRSALVNNLVSDDAAETWVILSLLPFEDDFADQYEVGDAAIAVLESAEFAGGAYTMKASGMSYTETEERAVILKEAALRVSSGFIVMLLCLVFFVKSLRGVLVPIAATALGIGSVLGFCGWFGIAADSTLITLPILLGMALSVGYSIHYINAFRLQFRNSGKRAESAVAAVKETGWPILFTVVTTVGSMISFMTVGIGPLKWLGATCAAIVFAVYVYVIVLIPVLLSYGKDSSMASVPTPKDVQLKEKAEQTDRRFERFGAFVLKHKTAVLLFGTLVTAASVAGIFRMTVNMDYIEMMGKRIPYVARLQSILEAKLGSQYSYNVMIEFPEADAFKNPLTVQALERETAELGTLRLTRVSGGKPRVTSVVDIVKEMHQTLNGDDPAFYTVPDDPDLLTQLLFLYEISGGENLSNWLDDDYRTTFIHVELSGYDANDIVQDIADARRSAESLFPQANVSVVGTVVNFAEMNHKLVVGELKSFMGSFLIIALLLTLAFGSVRMGLIGMIPNLAPVALIGGIMGYCGFSLDMLTMTIMPMILGIAVDDTIHFTNHVKYQFESTGNYRLSILATYREIGKTLVMTTVILCAMFLMYTFSPMATLFRVGLLAIIGLGSALIADYTLTPVLIYLTKPFGKER, from the coding sequence ATGTCACTTTCAAAAATAAACGCCTGGTTTCAAAAAGCCGGCGCGTTCCAGATCAGACACCGGAAACTGTTTCTCGCGTGTATTCTGATCGTGTCGATCGCAGGACTCACCGGGCTTTCCCGCCTGCGTATAGAAGACAATCAGGACGGATGGTTCGACGACACCGAGCAGATCCAAATCGATCAGGATACGTTCAAAGCCGTTTTCGGCAATGAAGACGCCGTCATGGTACTCGTACAGGCGCCCGACGTGTTCGACCCGCTCGTACTGGACGCGATAGACCGGCTCGGGAAACGCCTTGAAGCCGAAGTGCCGTTCGCCGACCGCGTTACGTCTCTTACGGAGCTTTCCGTTTCAAGAGGGACGGACGACGGATTTGAAATCGTCAACCCGTTTGAAGACGGCATTCCCGGCGGCGGCAGACCGCTCGCCGAATTAACCGAAGCGGAACGGGCGGAACTCGCCGAAAAAAAGGCTTTCATTTTGAGCCGTTCCGCGCTCGTCAACAATCTGGTTTCGGACGACGCCGCGGAAACCTGGGTAATTCTTTCATTGCTGCCGTTTGAAGACGACTTCGCCGATCAGTACGAAGTCGGCGACGCGGCTATTGCCGTGCTCGAAAGCGCCGAGTTCGCCGGCGGTGCCTATACAATGAAAGCGTCCGGCATGTCGTACACCGAAACCGAAGAGCGCGCGGTCATTCTGAAAGAAGCGGCGCTCCGTGTCAGTTCCGGCTTTATCGTCATGCTCCTGTGCCTCGTCTTTTTCGTAAAATCGCTGCGCGGCGTCCTCGTACCGATCGCGGCAACCGCGCTCGGCATCGGCTCGGTACTGGGATTCTGCGGCTGGTTCGGCATTGCCGCCGATTCCACGCTGATAACGCTGCCGATTCTGCTCGGCATGGCGCTCTCGGTCGGATACTCGATTCACTACATCAACGCGTTCCGGCTGCAGTTCAGAAACAGCGGAAAACGCGCCGAATCGGCGGTGGCGGCCGTAAAAGAAACCGGCTGGCCGATTCTGTTCACCGTCGTTACGACCGTCGGTTCGATGATTTCGTTTATGACCGTCGGCATCGGACCGCTCAAATGGCTCGGCGCAACGTGTGCGGCTATCGTGTTCGCCGTATACGTGTACGTCATCGTCCTGATACCCGTATTGCTCAGCTACGGAAAAGATTCTTCAATGGCAAGTGTGCCGACCCCCAAAGACGTACAGCTGAAAGAAAAGGCCGAACAGACTGATCGGCGATTCGAGCGGTTCGGCGCGTTCGTCTTGAAGCACAAGACGGCCGTGCTTCTGTTCGGCACGCTCGTAACGGCTGCGTCCGTCGCCGGAATATTCCGCATGACGGTAAATATGGATTACATCGAAATGATGGGAAAACGCATCCCGTACGTAGCCCGGCTGCAAAGCATTCTCGAAGCGAAACTGGGCAGCCAATACAGTTACAATGTGATGATCGAATTTCCCGAAGCCGATGCGTTCAAAAATCCCCTAACCGTGCAGGCGCTTGAACGGGAAACGGCGGAACTCGGTACGCTGCGGCTGACCCGCGTTTCGGGCGGAAAACCGCGCGTTACGTCGGTCGTCGATATCGTAAAGGAAATGCATCAAACGCTGAACGGTGATGATCCCGCGTTTTACACCGTTCCCGACGATCCGGATTTGCTGACGCAACTTCTGTTCCTGTATGAAATTTCAGGCGGAGAAAATCTTTCAAACTGGCTCGACGACGACTACCGTACGACGTTCATACACGTCGAACTGAGCGGATACGATGCGAACGACATAGTTCAGGATATAGCCGACGCGCGGCGCAGCGCCGAATCGCTGTTTCCGCAGGCGAACGTTTCCGTCGTCGGAACCGTCGTCAACTTTGCCGAAATGAATCATAAATTGGTCGTAGGTGAACTCAAATCGTTTATGGGCTCGTTTCTTATCATCGCGCTGCTGCTGACGCTGGCGTTCGGCAGCGTGCGGATGGGACTGATCGGTATGATTCCGAATTTGGCGCCGGTCGCGCTGATCGGCGGTATTATGGGATACTGCGGATTTTCGCTCGACATGCTGACGATGACTATTATGCCGATGATTTTGGGAATCGCCGTAGACGATACGATTCACTTTACCAATCACGTCAAATATCAGTTCGAGTCGACCGGAAATTATCGGCTGTCGATACTCGCAACGTATCGGGAAATCGGGAAAACGCTCGTCATGACGACGGTTATTCTGTGCGCGATGTTTTTGATGTACACGTTCAGTCCGATGGCGACGCTGTTCCGCGTCGGGCTGCTCGCTATCATCGGACTCGGCTCGGCACTGATAGCCGACTACACGCTTACGCCGGTACTGATTTATCTGACCAAACCGTTCGGTAAAGAACGGTAA
- a CDS encoding TetR/AcrR family transcriptional regulator produces MKDNPAVTKKNILASAKKEFLEKGFTNASLRTIAANADVTTGALYRHFADKDALFCALVDDAAGVTRSILEKASVAEHLQLQDPFGKAHHQYEDELFVTFIDYLYSDFDAFVLLLEKSAGSTHEGFLQRMTDLYADKCLELVSWISAEQLVKTQLDPMTVHVIASNFITSIAELVFHRLPRADAGRFIMEIHRFYHSGWTHLFELDCSEQCDFPDSAR; encoded by the coding sequence ATGAAGGACAATCCCGCGGTAACCAAAAAAAACATTCTTGCGAGTGCAAAAAAGGAATTTCTCGAAAAAGGATTTACGAATGCCTCTTTGCGCACGATAGCGGCGAACGCGGACGTTACGACCGGCGCCCTTTACCGGCATTTTGCCGACAAGGACGCGCTTTTTTGCGCGCTGGTCGACGATGCCGCCGGCGTTACCCGCAGCATTCTTGAAAAAGCGAGCGTAGCGGAGCATCTGCAGCTGCAGGATCCGTTCGGAAAAGCGCACCATCAGTATGAAGACGAATTGTTCGTCACTTTCATCGATTATTTGTACAGTGATTTCGATGCGTTCGTTCTGCTGCTCGAAAAATCCGCCGGCAGTACGCACGAAGGATTTCTGCAGCGTATGACCGATCTGTATGCGGATAAATGTCTTGAACTCGTCAGCTGGATAAGCGCGGAACAGCTGGTCAAAACGCAGCTCGATCCGATGACGGTGCACGTTATTGCGAGCAATTTTATCACGTCGATTGCGGAACTCGTGTTCCACCGTCTTCCGCGCGCCGACGCAGGAAGATTCATTATGGAAATTCATCGGTTTTACCATTCCGGCTGGACGCATCTGTTTGAACTCGACTGTTCGGAGCAATGCGATTTTCCTGACAGCGCGCGGTAA
- a CDS encoding ZIP family metal transporter, with product MSSVVLGLLIPFAGTTLGAACVFLMKKDLNDTVQRLLMGFAAGVMTAASVWSLLIPSMNMAGDMGKFAFIPALTGFALGIAFLFTLDRVIPHLHAAAERPEGPKTALGKTAMLVFAVTLHNIPEGMAVGVVFASLLEQNEMVSAAAAFALSIGIALQNFPEGAIISMPLRNQGNGKLKSFWYGTLSGAVEPIAALVTILLTGIITAALPYLLAFAAGAMIYVVVEELLPEATRDEKTDVCTLGFAAGFAVMMVLDVALG from the coding sequence ATGTCGTCTGTGGTGCTGGGATTGCTTATTCCCTTTGCGGGTACAACTCTGGGAGCTGCCTGCGTGTTTCTGATGAAAAAAGATCTGAACGACACCGTGCAGCGTCTGCTCATGGGATTCGCCGCCGGAGTTATGACGGCAGCCTCCGTCTGGTCGCTGCTCATTCCGTCGATGAACATGGCGGGCGATATGGGAAAATTCGCTTTCATTCCGGCGCTGACCGGCTTCGCGCTGGGCATTGCGTTTTTGTTTACGCTCGACCGGGTGATTCCGCACCTGCACGCCGCGGCCGAACGGCCCGAAGGCCCCAAAACGGCGCTGGGAAAGACGGCAATGCTCGTGTTCGCCGTTACGCTGCACAATATTCCCGAAGGAATGGCGGTGGGCGTCGTTTTTGCGAGCTTGCTGGAGCAGAACGAAATGGTGTCGGCCGCGGCGGCGTTCGCGCTTTCCATCGGTATCGCCCTGCAGAACTTTCCCGAAGGCGCCATCATTTCCATGCCGCTGCGGAATCAGGGGAACGGTAAACTCAAATCGTTTTGGTACGGCACGTTGTCCGGCGCTGTTGAACCGATCGCCGCGCTCGTTACGATTCTGCTGACCGGTATCATTACCGCCGCGCTGCCGTATCTGCTTGCGTTCGCCGCCGGTGCGATGATATACGTCGTCGTGGAAGAACTGCTGCCCGAAGCGACGCGCGATGAAAAAACCGACGTTTGTACGCTCGGCTTCGCGGCGGGCTTCGCCGTCATGATGGTGCTCGACGTGGCGCTCGGCTGA
- a CDS encoding LysR family transcriptional regulator: MTLQQLKYVLAVAETKNISEAARSLHLSQPSLSAAVRELETELGFAVFLRTNRGITVTGDGSRFLGYARQVIEQERLLAEKYLNGKPRRQHFAVSSQHYSFAVNAFVDVIKEFGNAEYEFTLRETRTYEIIEDVHSGRSELGILYINDFNEPVLSKLIRDCGLTFTALFTAQPHVFISKTNPLAPKTALTMEDLAPYPFLSFEQGEHNSFHFSEEILSTHHYDKMIKVSDRATLFNLLIGLDGYTLCTGIISEQLNGPNIIARPLLGGEPMHVGTITLKDRTASRVCASYLKALQKHIQV, from the coding sequence ATGACGCTGCAGCAATTGAAATACGTGCTCGCCGTTGCGGAAACCAAAAATATCAGCGAAGCCGCACGGTCGCTTCATCTGTCGCAGCCGAGCCTGTCCGCCGCCGTCCGTGAACTTGAAACGGAATTGGGTTTCGCCGTTTTTCTGCGGACGAACCGCGGTATTACGGTAACCGGCGACGGAAGCAGATTTCTCGGCTACGCGCGGCAAGTCATCGAACAGGAACGGCTGCTCGCGGAAAAATATCTGAACGGCAAACCGCGGCGGCAGCACTTCGCCGTTTCCAGCCAACATTACTCGTTCGCCGTCAACGCGTTCGTGGACGTGATAAAAGAATTCGGCAATGCCGAATACGAATTCACGCTGCGTGAAACGCGCACGTATGAGATAATAGAAGACGTGCACAGCGGCCGCAGTGAATTGGGAATTTTATATATCAACGACTTCAACGAACCGGTGCTCTCAAAACTTATCCGCGATTGCGGTCTGACGTTCACCGCCCTGTTCACTGCGCAGCCGCACGTGTTTATCAGCAAAACGAATCCGCTCGCACCGAAAACGGCGCTTACGATGGAAGACCTCGCGCCGTATCCGTTTCTTTCGTTCGAGCAGGGAGAACACAATTCGTTCCATTTTTCGGAAGAAATACTCAGCACGCATCATTACGATAAAATGATAAAAGTTTCCGATCGGGCGACGCTGTTCAATCTGCTGATCGGGCTCGACGGCTACACGCTGTGTACGGGAATTATCAGCGAACAATTGAACGGGCCGAACATCATCGCCCGGCCGCTGCTCGGCGGTGAGCCGATGCACGTCGGTACGATAACGCTGAAAGACCGAACTGCCAGCCGCGTGTGCGCTTCATACCTGAAGGCGCTGCAAAAACACATTCAGGTATAG